From Falco cherrug isolate bFalChe1 chromosome 4, bFalChe1.pri, whole genome shotgun sequence, one genomic window encodes:
- the ONECUT3 gene encoding LOW QUALITY PROTEIN: one cut domain family member 3 (The sequence of the model RefSeq protein was modified relative to this genomic sequence to represent the inferred CDS: substituted 1 base at 1 genomic stop codon) has protein sequence MELAMENLGSLHGVPHSQPAELLSPAHGRQGSHRNLVPHGRPAMVSGMASILEGGDYRAEHSLAAPLHPAMSMSCESPSGMSLSSTYTTLTPLQHLPPISTVSEKFHHPHHHHHHHHPHQRLAGNVSGSFTLMRDERSLASMGNLYSHYPKDMPAMGQPLSPLPNGLGSLHNAQQPLAPYGPGGHLPNEKMLSPNGFDSHAAMLSRGEEHLARGLAAPSSAMMPPLNGMHPHGHPHAQPGGSLLGERERQASATGSQPGGSGQVEEINTKEVAQRITAELKRYSIPQAIFAQRILCRSQGTLSDLLRNPKPWSKLKSGRETFRRMWKWLQEPEFQRMSALRLAGXGTARHACKRKEQEQQKDRSLQPKKQRLVFTDLQRRTLIAIFKENKRPSKEMQMTISQQLGLELNTVSNFFMNARRRCMNRWQEEPGTNPGVPSSSTSTFSKA, from the exons ATGGAGCTGGCGATGGAGAACCTGGGCAGCCTGCACGGCGTCCCGCACTCGCAGCCCGCCGAGCTGCTGAGCCCGGCGCACGGGCGGCAGGGCTCTCACCGCAACCTGGTGCCGCACGGCCGGCCCGCCATGGTCTCGGGCATGGCCTCCATCCTGGAGGGGGGCGACTACCGCGCCGAGCACAGCCTGGCCGCCCCGCTGCACCCCGCCATGAGCATGTCCTGCGAGTCACCCTCCGGCATGAGCCTGAGCAGCACCTACACCACGCTGACccccctgcagcacctgccGCCCATCTCCACCGTCTCGGAGAAGTTCCACCACccgcaccaccaccaccaccaccaccacccgcACCAGCGCCTGGCCGGCAACGTGAGCGGCAGCTTCACCCTCATGCGCGACGAGCGGAGCCTGGCCTCCATGGGCAACCTCTACAGCCACTACCCCAAGGACATGCcggccatggggcagcccctcTCGCCGCTGCCCAACGGGCTGGGCAGCCTGCACAACGCCCAGCAGCCGCTGGCCCCCTACGGCCCCGGCGGCCACTTGCCCAACGAGAAGATGCTCTCGCCCAACGGCTTCGACTCGCACGCCGCGATGCTGTCCCGGGGCGAGGAGCACCTGGCGCGGGGGCTGGCGGCCCCCAGCTCGGCCATGATGCCTCCGCTCAACGGGATGCACCCGCACGGCCACCCGCACGCCCAGCCCGGCGGGTCCCTCCTGGGCGAGCGGGAGCGCCAGGCCTCGGCCACCGGCTCCCAGCCCGGCGGCTCCGGGCAGGTGGAGGAGATCAACACCAAGGAGGTGGCCCAGCGGATCACAGCCGAGCTGAAGCGCTACAGCATCCCGCAGGCGATCTTCGCGCAGAGGATCTTGTGCCGCTCCCAGGGGACCCTCTCGGACCTGCTGCGGAACCCCAAGCCCTGGAGTAAGCTCAAGTCGGGCCGGGAGACTTTCCGGAGGATGTGGAAATGGTTGCAGGAGCCGGAGTTCCAGAGGATGTCGGCGCTCAGGCTGGCAGGGTagggcacggcacggcacg CTTGCAAACGCaaagagcaagagcagcagaaagacaggAGCCTGCAGCCCAAGAAGCAGCGGCTGGTCTTCACGGACCTCCAGCGCCGCACCCTGATCGCCATCTTCAAGGAGAACAAGCGCCCATCCAAGGAGATGCAGATGACCATCTCACAGCAGCTGGGCTTAGAGCTCAACACCGTCAGCAACTTCTTCATGAATGCCCGCCGACGATGTATGAACCGCTGGCAGGAGGAGCCAGGCACCAACCCCGGAGTCCCCTCTTCTTCTACAAGCACTTTCTCCAAAGCATGa